In Triticum aestivum cultivar Chinese Spring chromosome 5B, IWGSC CS RefSeq v2.1, whole genome shotgun sequence, the following proteins share a genomic window:
- the LOC123117421 gene encoding uncharacterized protein, with translation MYLMDSLEKDNSDCVFDIAESFVTNVLGGDGQEIKRDVVEVSQQEEADYALFSCYNIQQVITCVHAAQLEDIVKGINRDWYPPESAAALRQELVKLIEQYHLRYKPVGTCQCGRHYTVVQKFGHTFHA, from the exons ATGtacttgatggattcactggaaaAGGACAACTCAGACTGTGTTTTTGATATTGCTGAAAG CTTTGTAACAAATGTGTTGGGTGGCGACGGCCAAGAAATCAAGAGGGATGTAGTTGAG GTTTCACAGCAGGAGGAAGCCGACTATGCCTTATTTTCTTGTTATAATATTCAGCAAGTCATTACATGTGTCCATGCAGCTCAGTTGGAAGACATTGTTAAG GGCATAAATAGGGATTGGTATCCACCCGAAAGTGCTGCTGCATTGCGACAAGAACTGGTCAAATTGATTGAGCAGTATCATCTGAGGTACAAACCAGTAGGAACTTGCCAATGTGGAAGACATTATACTGTGGTGCAGAAGTTTGGACATACTTTCCATGCCTAG